The Candidatus Methylomirabilota bacterium DNA segment AAATATCGGCGGGACGTTCCCACCGGGGTCCGCATCGGTGAGGAGACCGTCATCCGCGAGTACGCGACCATCCACCGCGCCACGCACGAGGGCCACGACACCACCATTGGTGCGCGCTGCCTGATCATGGCGGCCTGCCACATCGCCCATGACTGCGTGGTGGGCCATCACGTGATCATGATCAACGGCGCCGCGCTCACCGGTCACGTCACCGTCGAGGATCGCGCCACGGTGGGCGGCCTCAGCGGCGTGCACCCCTTCACGCGCGTGGGCACCTTCGCCTACATCGGCGGCTGCGCCAAGGTCAATCAGGACGTCCCGCCGTACGTCATGGTGGACGGCAATCCCGCGGTAGCGCGCGCGGTCAACGTGATCGGCATGCGCCGTGGCGGCTTCGATCCGCAAGGCCGGCGTGAAGCGCAGGAAGCGTTCCGGGTCCTCTACCGATCCGGCCTCGCCACCGGCGCCGCCGTCGTACGGCTGCGCGAGGAGTTCGGCGAGGGATCGGTGGGGCGCCGCATGGCCGCCTTCATCGAGCGGTCGAAGCGCGGGATCGTCTCCGGCGCGGCGGAGTCCCGCGAGCCCGACGGGGCCGATCTCGCCGAGGATGTGCTATGAGCCCGGTGGCGGAGCCGCGGCTGCGCGCGGGCGTGGTCGGGGCCGGCCACATGGGCCAGTACCACATCCTCGCCCTGATGGAGCTGTGGGACGTCGATCTGGTCGGGATCGTGGACGTGGACTTCGCGCGTGCCCAGCAGCTCGCCGCGACCTACGGCACCCGGGCCTTCCGCGACTGTCGCGAGCTGGCCGGTCTCGTCGATGTGGCCACGGTGGCGGTGCCCACGGAGCTGCACTTCGACGTCTCTCGCGAGCTGCTCGAGGCGGGCGTGCACGTGCTCGTCGAGAAGCCGATGACGCCGACGCTGGAGGAGGCCAAAGAGCTCTTCCGGGTGGCCCGCGCCCGCAATCGGGTGCTCCACGTGGGGCACGTCGAGCGCTTCAACGGCGCCGTCCAGGAGCTGCGCAAGATCGTGGAGCGCCCCATCCTCGTGGAGTCGAGGCGTCTCGGCCCGTTCGCCCCCCGAGTGGCGAGGGACTCCGTGGTCATGGACCTCATGATCCACGACATCGACATCGTGCTCAATCTGATCGACGGTGAGCCGCGCAAGGTGACGGCCATCGGCGCCTCCGTGCGCTCCGGGCTGGCCGACGTGGCCAACGTGCAGATCTGCTTCGACAGCGGTGCCATGGCCACGATCACGGCCAGCCGCGCCACCGAGGAGAAGATCCGCACGCTCGCCATCACCCAGCCTGACGCGTACATCATCCTCGACTACCAGGATCAGGACATCCAGATCCACCGGCGCGCCGCCCAGGAGTACACGGTGAATCGCGAGGCCATCCGTTACCGGCAGGCCTCCTTCGTGGAGCATCTCTTCGTCCACAAGGACAATCCCCTCAAGCTCGAGCTGCGCCACCTCATGGCGGCGGCGCGCGCCGCCCAGGCGAGCGGGCGCGTGGATCTCGCCGAGGCCGAGGACCTCCGGTCGCTCGCCGTGGCCCTCGAGATCGAGCGGATGATTCGCGAGGGCCGGGGCGAAACCGCGTGGCCAGAGGACCTCCCGTGGAGCGCTGCCTCGGCCTGATGGCCGGGGCCGGGATCCTCCCCGGCCGGGCCGCCGCCGAGGCGCGGCGGCAGGGATGGCGGGTCGTGGCCTTCGCGTTCGCTGATGCGCCCGAGCTCGCCTCCGCCGCCGATCGCCTCGTGCCAGCCCACGTGACCGACCTTCAGAGCGTCCTCGGCGCCTTGGGGCCGGAGGGCGTGGGCGCCGTGGCCTTCGTGGGCAGCTTCACCAAGCAGCGCTTCTTCGCGCATGCCGAGCAGGCGGACGACGCCGGCCGTGGCCTCTCCCGCGAGGGCCTCGCGGACGGCTCGCTCGGGCGCATGGCCGCGGCGTTGCTCGGCAGCATGGGGATCGAGGTCATGGATCAGCGCCGGCTCCTCGGGCCCTGGCTGGTGGCGTCGGACCGGCTCAGCACGCGGGTCCCAACTGAGGCGGAGTGGACCGAGATCCGTGAGGGCTGGCGCCTGGCGCACGACCTGGCCAACCGTGGTGTCGGCCAGACGGTGGTGCGCGCGCGGGGCGTCACCGTAGCAGTGGAGGCGGCGGAGGGCACCGACGAGACCATTCGCCGCGGGGTGCGGCTCTCGGGGTCGGGGGCGGTGGTGGTGAAGGCGGTGGCGGACGACCACGACTTTCGCTTCGACATTCCGACCATCGGCCTCGCCACCCTCGAGGCGATGGCGGCGGGCGGCGCCACGGCGCTTGCCGTCGCACGCGGGCGCACGCTCGTGGTCGACCACGAGGCGGTGGCCCGGCGCGCCGACGCTGCCGGCATCGCCCTCGTCACCGTGGAGGACCCCGTGTGAGCGGGGCGGCCGGTGCAATCATGCTCTCGGCGGGAGAGACGTCGGGCGATCTCCACGGCGGCACGCTGTGCCGGGCCCTGCGCGCGCTGGAGCCCGGCGTGGGACTCGTGGGCATGGGTGGCCCGCGGATGGCGGCGGCGGGCATGGAGGTCGTGGCCGATCCCACCGCGCACGCGGTGGTAGGGACCAGCGAGGCGGTGGGCCGGCTTCCCGGACTCTACCGGGCCTACCGGGCGCTGGTGCGCCGCCTGCGCGAAGCCCCGCCGAGGGCGCTCGTCATCATCGACTTCCCCGAGTTCAACATGCGCCTCGCGCGGCAGGCGCATCGTGCGGGCGTCCCGGTGATCTACTTCATCCCGCCTCAGGTCTGGGCATGGCGGCGTGGGCGCGCCCGACTGATCGCGCGGCTGGCGAGCCGCGTCCTTGCAGTGTTTCCCTTCGAGCTGCCGCTCTACCGCGCGGCCGGCGCTGCGGTCGATTTCGTCGGGCATCCGCTGCTCGACGTGCTCCCGGTCGGACTCGATCGGCCCGCGGCCCGCGCCGCCCTCGGCCTTGGGCCGGATGCGCCGGTGGTCGGGCTCTTTCCGGGCAGCCGCCGGGAGGAGGTCTCGCGCCTGCTCCCCGCCATGCTCGACGCCGCACGACGGCTGGCCGGCCCCGCGGGGGCGGGGGCGCCGCGGTTCCTCGTCGGGCTCGCACCCTCGGTGGATCGCGCGCACGTCGAGGGGCTGATCGCGGCGAGCCGGGCCGCAGGAGGCCCGGAGGTGCAGGTGCTGCGCGAACGCACCTACGAGGTCATGGTGGCCGCCGACGCGATCCTGATCGCGTCCGGGACCGCGACGCTCGAGGCCGCGCTCCTGGGCGCGCCCATGGTGGTGTGCTATCGCGTCTCGCGCTTCACCGAGGCGATCTCACGGGTGCTCATCCGGATTCCCTGGATCAGCCTGCCGAACATCGTGGCCGGACGCACGGTGGTGCCCGAGCTCCTGCAGGGCGCCGCCACCGGCGAACGGCTCGCCGCCGAGGCGCGCCGCCTGCTCACCGAGCCCGGCGCCGCCGCCGCTCAGCGCGCGGCGTTCGCCGATCTTCGCGCGCGTCTGGGCGAGCCCGGCGTCGGGCCGCGCGCGGCGCGGGCCGTGCTCGACGCCGCGCGCGCGGCATGAGCAGCGCCCTCACGCTGTCCCTGGGTCCGGCCCTGGGCGCGCCCGCGCTGCGCCTGCTCGCCGCCACGTGCCGGGTGCGCTACGCGGAAGGGGATGCGGGCGCGCGCTGGCGCGCGGGAACGCCGTTCATCTTCGCCACGTGGCACTCGCGCATTCTCCTCCTGCCTGCGCTCTATCGCGGCCGCCGCCTCCGCGTCCTGATCAGCCGCTCGCGCGACGGGGAGATGTTGGCCCGTCTCTGCGCCCGCTTCGATTTGGACGTCGCGCGCGGCTCCTCGAGCCGAGGCGGGGCGGACGCGCTGCGGCTGCTCGCCCGCGCGCTGGCCGAGGGCACCAGCGTCGTCGTGGTCCCGGATGGGCCCCGCGGCCCGCGCGAGATCGCCAAGCCGGGGGTCATCGCCCTCGCCGCGCTCAGCGGCGCGGCTATCGTGCCGGTTGCGGTGGCCGCATCCGCGGAGTGGCGCCTCCGCTCCTGGGA contains these protein-coding regions:
- the lpxA gene encoding acyl-ACP--UDP-N-acetylglucosamine O-acyltransferase; this translates as MSDDKAIHSASFVDPRARLGAGVRVGPGTIVGPDVVLGDGVEIGAHAVLEGQVTIGSRCRIGHGAIIGAEPQDLKYRRDVPTGVRIGEETVIREYATIHRATHEGHDTTIGARCLIMAACHIAHDCVVGHHVIMINGAALTGHVTVEDRATVGGLSGVHPFTRVGTFAYIGGCAKVNQDVPPYVMVDGNPAVARAVNVIGMRRGGFDPQGRREAQEAFRVLYRSGLATGAAVVRLREEFGEGSVGRRMAAFIERSKRGIVSGAAESREPDGADLAEDVL
- the lpxB gene encoding lipid-A-disaccharide synthase, with translation MLSAGETSGDLHGGTLCRALRALEPGVGLVGMGGPRMAAAGMEVVADPTAHAVVGTSEAVGRLPGLYRAYRALVRRLREAPPRALVIIDFPEFNMRLARQAHRAGVPVIYFIPPQVWAWRRGRARLIARLASRVLAVFPFELPLYRAAGAAVDFVGHPLLDVLPVGLDRPAARAALGLGPDAPVVGLFPGSRREEVSRLLPAMLDAARRLAGPAGAGAPRFLVGLAPSVDRAHVEGLIAASRAAGGPEVQVLRERTYEVMVAADAILIASGTATLEAALLGAPMVVCYRVSRFTEAISRVLIRIPWISLPNIVAGRTVVPELLQGAATGERLAAEARRLLTEPGAAAAQRAAFADLRARLGEPGVGPRAARAVLDAARAA
- a CDS encoding lysophospholipid acyltransferase family protein translates to MSSALTLSLGPALGAPALRLLAATCRVRYAEGDAGARWRAGTPFIFATWHSRILLLPALYRGRRLRVLISRSRDGEMLARLCARFDLDVARGSSSRGGADALRLLARALAEGTSVVVVPDGPRGPREIAKPGVIALAALSGAAIVPVAVAASAEWRLRSWDGFRVPRPFARCVVRFGEPLTVARKTDGDARERARKTLEAALAAVSSAADLEAAA
- a CDS encoding Gfo/Idh/MocA family oxidoreductase, whose product is MSPVAEPRLRAGVVGAGHMGQYHILALMELWDVDLVGIVDVDFARAQQLAATYGTRAFRDCRELAGLVDVATVAVPTELHFDVSRELLEAGVHVLVEKPMTPTLEEAKELFRVARARNRVLHVGHVERFNGAVQELRKIVERPILVESRRLGPFAPRVARDSVVMDLMIHDIDIVLNLIDGEPRKVTAIGASVRSGLADVANVQICFDSGAMATITASRATEEKIRTLAITQPDAYIILDYQDQDIQIHRRAAQEYTVNREAIRYRQASFVEHLFVHKDNPLKLELRHLMAAARAAQASGRVDLAEAEDLRSLAVALEIERMIREGRGETAWPEDLPWSAASA
- the lpxI gene encoding UDP-2,3-diacylglucosamine diphosphatase LpxI (LpxI, functionally equivalent to LpxH, replaces it in LPS biosynthesis in a minority of bacteria.): MERCLGLMAGAGILPGRAAAEARRQGWRVVAFAFADAPELASAADRLVPAHVTDLQSVLGALGPEGVGAVAFVGSFTKQRFFAHAEQADDAGRGLSREGLADGSLGRMAAALLGSMGIEVMDQRRLLGPWLVASDRLSTRVPTEAEWTEIREGWRLAHDLANRGVGQTVVRARGVTVAVEAAEGTDETIRRGVRLSGSGAVVVKAVADDHDFRFDIPTIGLATLEAMAAGGATALAVARGRTLVVDHEAVARRADAAGIALVTVEDPV